In one Halorubrum sp. CBA1229 genomic region, the following are encoded:
- a CDS encoding tripartite tricarboxylate transporter permease, whose product MAVASLVEGIQIAVSWPVIGWMAAGLLAGIVLGALPGIGSPVGMAIVLPLTVPLDPTPALILLISIYSGAMFGGSISAVLLNAPGTESAAATTLDGYPMAKKGLAKNALAITTTASAFNGFVAAILLVLISPVLIEVVLLFGSVEYFLLAILGISLITIVADGSIVKGIVAGAFGFMISTMGIAIMAPTPRYAFGQLALYDGLNFVAALIGMFAFAEMMKLAVQDQIAEDAVGITGSITDGIKTVFRYPKSLFKAGVIGMLIGAVPGSGATTSTFVAYAEEARSSAADGIFGEGDPRGIIAPEGANNPTVSGSLVPTLSFGIPGSGSTAVFLGGILMHGLQPGPGLFGAQLHITYALFVSVFLGNFIILAVGYTVIPYASAITKLDTDVIIPMVIVLSFIGAFSLRRSWFDAFGVLALGILGYYMVKYKYSVIAFVLGIVLGPIAEENFFRALQLSGGGYGIFVSPSRPLSLGISILILLALFGPFLGPYMKRAVNNLR is encoded by the coding sequence ATGGCGGTCGCAAGCCTCGTCGAGGGGATACAGATCGCGGTCAGCTGGCCGGTCATCGGCTGGATGGCCGCCGGGCTGCTCGCGGGGATCGTCCTCGGGGCGCTGCCGGGGATCGGCTCGCCGGTCGGCATGGCGATCGTCCTCCCGCTCACCGTCCCGCTCGACCCGACGCCCGCGCTCATCCTCCTGATCTCGATTTACAGCGGCGCGATGTTCGGCGGGAGCATCTCCGCGGTCCTGTTGAACGCTCCCGGGACCGAGTCGGCGGCCGCGACGACGCTCGACGGCTATCCCATGGCGAAGAAGGGGCTCGCGAAGAACGCGCTCGCGATCACGACGACGGCCTCCGCGTTTAACGGGTTTGTCGCCGCGATCCTGTTAGTCCTCATCTCCCCAGTCCTCATCGAGGTCGTTCTCCTGTTCGGATCGGTGGAGTACTTCCTCCTCGCGATCCTCGGGATCTCGCTCATCACGATCGTCGCGGACGGGTCGATCGTGAAGGGGATCGTTGCGGGCGCGTTCGGCTTCATGATTTCGACGATGGGCATCGCGATCATGGCGCCGACGCCGCGCTACGCGTTCGGCCAGCTCGCGCTGTACGACGGGCTCAACTTCGTGGCCGCCCTGATCGGGATGTTCGCCTTCGCGGAGATGATGAAGCTCGCGGTCCAAGACCAGATCGCGGAGGACGCGGTCGGCATCACGGGCAGCATCACCGACGGGATCAAGACGGTTTTCAGGTACCCGAAGTCGCTGTTCAAAGCGGGCGTGATCGGCATGCTGATCGGCGCCGTTCCCGGATCCGGCGCGACGACGTCGACGTTCGTCGCGTACGCCGAGGAGGCGCGCTCCTCGGCCGCCGACGGGATATTCGGCGAGGGCGACCCGCGGGGGATCATCGCCCCCGAGGGAGCGAACAACCCGACCGTCAGCGGGTCGCTGGTCCCGACGCTCTCGTTCGGGATTCCGGGGAGCGGCTCGACGGCGGTGTTCCTCGGCGGCATCCTGATGCACGGGCTCCAGCCCGGCCCGGGGCTGTTCGGCGCGCAGCTTCACATCACGTACGCGCTGTTCGTCTCGGTGTTCCTCGGCAACTTCATCATCCTCGCCGTCGGGTACACGGTCATCCCGTACGCGAGCGCGATCACGAAGCTCGACACCGACGTCATCATCCCGATGGTCATCGTCCTCTCGTTCATCGGCGCGTTCAGCCTCCGGCGGAGCTGGTTCGACGCCTTCGGCGTGCTGGCGCTCGGCATCCTCGGCTACTACATGGTGAAGTACAAGTACTCGGTGATAGCGTTCGTCCTCGGGATCGTTCTGGGGCCGATAGCCGAGGAGAACTTCTTCCGCGCGCTTCAGCTTTCGGGCGGCGGGTACGGCATCTTCGTGTCGCCGAGCCGGCCGCTCTCGCTCGGGATCTCCATCCTGATCCTCCTGGCGCTGTTCGGGCCGTTCCTCGGACCGTATATGAAAAGGGCGGTGAATAACCTCAGATAG
- a CDS encoding tripartite tricarboxylate transporter substrate binding protein, whose amino-acid sequence MTEETPTDSTESTSNTKRRRFLQAIGATGAVGLAGCSGNGGDGGDGSDGSDGSDGSDGSDGSDGGDGWSPEGTVRYIVPYDEGGGTDTYARGIQPGLREAVGESLQIDNIPGAGGLNGLGELYRSEPDGQTIAGNAGPLEVAPQLLNEPDFDIRDLTGLGVVGQSTWCLVVNEEYQDEVETFDDVLAKYESGEWENIGVQSSGSSQDIIVLLYKYAYPDEVGWNWQNRVQYTGTGPVTQAVASGEVPCGIGTDAGTQSVVDTGRVYPVVTFYGPGTQVYPDIDSVTDLGYPQIDFVGGVWRGMYAPPETPQEIVDFYAEALEETVNSDPVQEWSDETGNPVVYEGPEVAEQNFEDAFEQYQELEILELVNENQP is encoded by the coding sequence ATCGAACACGAAGCGGCGACGCTTCCTGCAGGCGATCGGCGCGACCGGCGCCGTCGGACTCGCCGGCTGTTCCGGTAACGGCGGCGACGGCGGCGACGGCAGTGACGGCAGCGACGGTAGCGACGGCAGTGATGGCAGCGACGGCAGTGACGGCGGCGACGGATGGTCTCCCGAGGGGACGGTCCGCTACATCGTCCCGTACGACGAGGGCGGCGGAACCGACACGTACGCACGCGGGATTCAGCCGGGACTCCGAGAGGCTGTCGGCGAGTCGCTGCAGATCGACAACATTCCGGGCGCCGGCGGTCTGAACGGGCTCGGAGAGCTGTACCGCTCGGAGCCCGACGGGCAGACCATCGCGGGCAACGCCGGGCCGCTCGAAGTCGCGCCGCAGCTGCTCAACGAGCCGGACTTCGACATCCGAGACCTCACCGGGCTCGGCGTGGTCGGCCAGTCGACGTGGTGTCTCGTCGTCAACGAGGAGTACCAAGACGAGGTCGAGACGTTCGACGACGTCCTCGCGAAGTACGAGAGCGGCGAGTGGGAGAACATCGGCGTCCAGTCGTCCGGGAGCTCGCAGGACATCATCGTTCTGCTGTACAAGTACGCGTACCCGGACGAGGTCGGCTGGAACTGGCAGAACCGCGTGCAGTACACCGGGACGGGCCCCGTGACGCAGGCGGTCGCGAGCGGCGAGGTCCCGTGCGGTATCGGGACCGACGCCGGGACCCAGTCGGTCGTCGACACCGGCCGCGTCTACCCCGTCGTGACGTTCTACGGGCCCGGCACGCAGGTCTACCCGGACATCGATTCGGTCACCGACCTCGGCTACCCGCAGATCGACTTCGTCGGCGGGGTCTGGCGCGGCATGTACGCCCCGCCGGAGACGCCCCAGGAGATCGTCGACTTCTACGCCGAAGCGCTGGAAGAGACCGTCAACAGCGATCCCGTGCAGGAGTGGAGCGACGAGACGGGGAACCCGGTCGTGTACGAGGGGCCGGAAGTCGCCGAGCAGAACTTCGAGGACGCCTTCGAGCAGTACCAGGAGCTCGAAATTCTCGAACTCGTCAACGAGAACCAGCCCTGA